In the genome of Crassaminicella thermophila, the window CGTAGTAAAAGGTGGCTTTGGTAGCGAAATACTAGCATTATTATGTAAGAGTAAAAAGAATGATAAAAATATAAAAATATTAGGTCTTCCAGATAAATTTGTTGAACATGGAGATACAGAAGAACTTATGAGATATTATAATCTTGATGTGTATAGTGTAATTGAACATATAAAAGAAATGATAAGTTAATAGGAGAGATTAATATGGGAGAGAAGAAAAGATTAGATATTGTTTTAGTTGAGAGAGGTTTTTTTGACTCCCGTGAAAAAGCAAAAAAATCTATTATGTCAGGTGTAATTTTTGTGAATAATCAAAGAGTAGACAAAGCTGGAACAAACATTCATGTAGATGCAGAAATTGAAATTAAAGGTAAAGTTCTTCCTTATGTAAGTAGAGGAGGATTAAAATTAGAAAAAGCAATAGAGACCTTTAATATTGATTTAAGGAATAAAACAGCATTAGATATAGGTGCATCAACAGGTGGTTTTACAGATTGTATGTTAATAAATGGTGCAAAAAAAGTTTTTGCTATTGATGTTGGTTATGGACAGTTAGCATGGAAATTGAGAAAAGATGAAAGAGTTGTTCCAATGGAAAGAACCAACATTAGATATGTCACAAAAGAAAATATAAATGAAGAAATAGATTTTGCTTCTATTGATGTTTCATTTATATCTTTAAAGCTTGTATTACCGGTTGTGAAAAATTTGGTAAAAGAAAATGGAGAAATAGTTTGCTTAATTAAGCCACAGTTTGAAGCA includes:
- a CDS encoding TlyA family RNA methyltransferase; this encodes MGEKKRLDIVLVERGFFDSREKAKKSIMSGVIFVNNQRVDKAGTNIHVDAEIEIKGKVLPYVSRGGLKLEKAIETFNIDLRNKTALDIGASTGGFTDCMLINGAKKVFAIDVGYGQLAWKLRKDERVVPMERTNIRYVTKENINEEIDFASIDVSFISLKLVLPVVKNLVKENGEIVCLIKPQFEAGREKVGKKGVIRDINVHKEVIINILSFIADIGLSIKGLSFSPIKGPEGNIEYLAYLINKEMDKKVDIEGMAQDIVNSSHSTLNKR